In one window of Phycisphaerales bacterium DNA:
- the ndk gene encoding nucleoside-diphosphate kinase yields the protein METTLIILKPDAVQRGLMGRIISRFEDKGLQVVGCKLMKISPELAAEHYKDHKGKPFYDGLVRFMTGAPVLVMAVRGIGAIAISRKMMGATFGSKAEGGTIRGDFGVSNSFNLIHGSDSPEAAQRELGLFFNDGEVLDYERAMSQWVYDYSSGSPE from the coding sequence ATGGAAACCACGCTCATCATCCTCAAGCCCGACGCCGTCCAGCGGGGCCTCATGGGCCGCATCATCAGCCGCTTCGAGGACAAGGGCCTCCAGGTCGTCGGCTGCAAGCTCATGAAGATCAGCCCCGAGCTGGCCGCCGAGCATTACAAGGACCACAAGGGCAAGCCCTTCTATGACGGCCTGGTCCGCTTCATGACCGGCGCGCCCGTCCTGGTCATGGCCGTCCGCGGCATCGGCGCCATCGCCATCAGCCGCAAGATGATGGGCGCGACGTTCGGCTCGAAGGCCGAGGGCGGGACCATCCGCGGCGACTTCGGCGTCTCCAACAGCTTCAACCTCATCCACGGCAGCGACAGCCCCGAGGCCGCCCAGCGCGAGCTCGGCCTCTTCTTCAACGACGGCGAGGTCCTCGACTACGAGCGCGCCATGAGCCAGTGGGTGTACGACTATTCGAGCGGCTCGCCCGAGTAG
- a CDS encoding TlpA disulfide reductase family protein — translation MRQQPNPVVLVFLPLIGLPWPGGPALAQEQAERDAAVAQPPEGMLENDRGEDGLALLRAADEALRDVSAIAFTVTREGVGALATRDPHVVARAVAVRTSGASRAGLLDAASTPQWHVAVFGLSSTLDHASPRAPFAFTMNEQGVRVIDFGERTLVESGHEHASAVLMESDAHAALEWLAEWETLVGRPIVDQAPRVPPKLDGRIAIGDELTNAIYVDLAEFPNTYAFGAWWFLGVDDGLPRRSELVYYDVRNDDNVSVGDGVSRTTISDIQRLDSPADTADAIVRAASLIDGAGRFEPQDGPYSERIDPANPFALPTPPGYETKAFQPADLQRQAAAAAPPLNIPAPDFTLVDPQGDSHTLSQYQGGIVILDFWATWCGPCLMVMPHLQAVHEQFKGQNVTVMGINAWENGDPQALMKEEGFDYLLLLNGDAVAAEYGVTGIPTMVVIDQQGVIVERHVGADPQIREKLVETITRLQGEN, via the coding sequence ATGCGACAGCAGCCCAACCCCGTCGTCCTGGTGTTCTTGCCCCTTATTGGATTACCGTGGCCTGGCGGACCGGCGCTGGCCCAAGAGCAGGCCGAACGCGACGCCGCCGTTGCCCAACCGCCCGAAGGCATGCTCGAGAATGATCGCGGCGAGGACGGGCTGGCATTGCTCCGCGCCGCCGACGAGGCGCTCCGGGATGTCTCGGCCATCGCCTTTACCGTAACGCGCGAGGGCGTGGGCGCCCTGGCGACCCGCGACCCGCACGTTGTCGCCCGCGCAGTTGCAGTTCGGACCAGCGGCGCGTCCCGCGCGGGACTGCTTGATGCCGCTTCAACGCCCCAGTGGCACGTGGCGGTGTTCGGCCTGAGCAGCACGCTCGACCACGCGTCGCCGCGGGCGCCCTTTGCGTTCACGATGAACGAGCAAGGCGTTCGCGTCATCGACTTCGGCGAGCGCACCCTCGTAGAAAGCGGCCACGAGCACGCCTCGGCGGTACTCATGGAGTCGGATGCCCACGCCGCGCTGGAGTGGCTGGCCGAGTGGGAGACGCTGGTCGGCCGCCCGATCGTGGATCAGGCGCCGCGCGTCCCTCCGAAGCTCGATGGCCGCATCGCCATCGGCGACGAGCTCACCAATGCCATCTACGTCGACCTGGCCGAGTTCCCCAACACGTACGCCTTCGGCGCCTGGTGGTTCCTGGGCGTCGATGACGGGCTCCCGCGCCGCAGCGAACTGGTGTACTACGACGTGCGCAACGACGACAACGTCAGCGTCGGAGACGGCGTCTCACGCACCACGATATCGGATATCCAGCGGCTCGACAGCCCGGCCGATACGGCCGACGCCATCGTCCGGGCTGCCAGCCTGATCGATGGGGCGGGCCGGTTCGAGCCGCAGGACGGCCCCTATTCCGAGCGTATCGACCCGGCCAACCCGTTCGCGCTGCCCACGCCTCCCGGCTACGAGACAAAGGCCTTCCAGCCCGCCGATTTGCAGCGCCAGGCCGCGGCCGCCGCGCCCCCGCTGAACATTCCGGCGCCGGACTTCACCCTCGTCGATCCGCAGGGCGACAGCCACACGCTTTCGCAGTACCAGGGCGGCATCGTCATTCTCGACTTCTGGGCAACCTGGTGCGGACCCTGCCTCATGGTCATGCCCCACCTCCAGGCCGTACACGAACAGTTCAAGGGACAGAACGTCACGGTCATGGGCATCAACGCCTGGGAGAACGGCGACCCGCAAGCGCTGATGAAGGAAGAGGGCTTTGACTACCTGCTGCTGCTGAACGGCGACGCCGTGGCCGCCGAGTACGGCGTGACCGGCATTCCCACGATGGTCGTGATCGACCAGCAGGGCGTGATCGTCGAACGACACGTCGGCGCCGACCCGCAGATCAGGGAGAAGCTCGTCGAGACGATCACGCGGTTGCAAGGCGAAAACTAG
- a CDS encoding carbon storage regulator — protein MLVITRREGEEVVVGDPKNPIGVVRIASIKGDRIRLAFDFPRTIDVHRREVAEQIAAEGQAERPAPEIEVRVKDAAAPA, from the coding sequence ATGCTTGTGATCACGAGGCGTGAGGGCGAGGAAGTGGTGGTCGGCGATCCGAAGAACCCCATCGGGGTCGTTCGGATCGCCTCGATCAAGGGCGATCGAATCCGGCTTGCGTTCGACTTCCCCAGAACGATCGACGTGCACCGGCGCGAGGTCGCCGAGCAGATCGCGGCCGAGGGCCAAGCCGAGAGGCCGGCGCCCGAGATCGAGGTGCGGGTGAAGGATGCGGCGGCGCCGGCGTGA
- a CDS encoding M48 family metalloprotease: protein MPSIHVLIILVGLLLGRDLASARGTTEHAPAWQFFVVVGWTVLVAVVALVALPACAKGAAYRGSWRLLQRGLGLAEKLRWLVVLPFASWSIAVDGVGAVEALVGSWIGLDEIIAASPPLLALLAIAWAEHPLHDRMRQAMLVRDLDSGAVVERPPTRWETTIGRARTMLAMPLVPVLLIVCWHETVQSLLATRPEWLWRSIDIAGTLGIVAFAPAMIVRILGTRPLDAGQASRRINELSHRMGARITGVRLWAHPSANAAILGLLPWARYMLVTEPLLRGMPQRELDAVVAHELAHVRQHHVLWIVLAVLAAVLALGLLEPMLTAMATSVGVTRGLAELSSLLIVATFAILAFGSISRLIERHADARAAVAIDLEQAAATGHAHDVVHGIGPDAMAAALDRVCALNGVDPRRWGFRHGSVRQRQRALSKLVGMATAGLPIDRSVKRLRAATVLTLATMGSLTLVGLWLGWFVV from the coding sequence GTGCCCAGCATCCACGTACTCATCATCCTCGTGGGCTTGCTCTTGGGCAGGGATCTGGCCAGCGCCCGCGGCACGACCGAGCATGCACCTGCCTGGCAGTTCTTCGTCGTCGTCGGCTGGACCGTGCTCGTGGCCGTCGTTGCTCTGGTCGCGTTGCCCGCGTGTGCAAAAGGCGCGGCCTATCGCGGTTCGTGGCGGCTGTTGCAGCGTGGGCTCGGCCTTGCGGAGAAGCTCCGCTGGCTCGTCGTCCTGCCCTTTGCCAGTTGGAGCATCGCCGTCGATGGCGTCGGCGCCGTCGAAGCGCTCGTCGGCTCCTGGATCGGGCTCGACGAGATCATCGCGGCCAGCCCGCCCTTGCTCGCGCTCCTGGCCATCGCCTGGGCCGAGCACCCGCTGCATGACCGCATGCGGCAGGCCATGCTCGTCCGCGACCTGGACTCCGGAGCCGTCGTCGAACGCCCGCCCACGCGATGGGAGACCACCATCGGGCGGGCCCGAACGATGCTTGCCATGCCGCTGGTCCCCGTGCTGCTGATCGTCTGCTGGCACGAAACAGTCCAGTCACTGCTCGCAACAAGACCGGAATGGCTCTGGCGATCAATCGACATCGCCGGCACGCTGGGAATCGTCGCGTTCGCCCCGGCCATGATCGTGCGAATCCTCGGCACGCGACCGCTGGATGCGGGCCAGGCATCCCGACGCATCAACGAACTGTCGCACCGCATGGGCGCCCGGATCACCGGCGTTCGCCTCTGGGCCCACCCTTCGGCAAATGCCGCGATCCTCGGCCTGCTGCCGTGGGCCCGCTACATGCTCGTCACAGAGCCCCTGCTTCGCGGCATGCCCCAGCGCGAACTCGATGCCGTGGTCGCCCACGAACTGGCCCATGTTCGCCAGCACCACGTGCTCTGGATCGTGCTGGCCGTCCTGGCGGCGGTCCTGGCACTGGGCCTGCTGGAGCCGATGCTCACCGCGATGGCCACGAGCGTCGGCGTCACGCGCGGACTAGCCGAGTTGTCGTCACTCCTCATCGTTGCAACGTTCGCGATCCTGGCGTTCGGCTCGATCAGCCGCCTCATCGAACGGCACGCCGATGCACGCGCCGCGGTGGCGATCGACCTCGAACAGGCCGCAGCGACCGGTCATGCCCACGACGTCGTCCACGGCATCGGGCCCGATGCCATGGCCGCGGCCCTGGATCGTGTATGCGCTTTGAACGGCGTCGATCCACGAAGATGGGGCTTTCGCCATGGATCGGTCCGGCAGAGACAGCGAGCACTGTCAAAACTGGTCGGCATGGCCACCGCAGGACTGCCGATCGACCGCAGCGTGAAGCGGCTTCGGGCCGCAACGGTTCTGACCCTGGCCACCATGGGCTCGCTCACCCTGGTCGGTCTGTGGCTTGGATGGTTCGTCGTGTAA
- a CDS encoding NifU family protein, which produces MAKEHSLPQAQQNAAARASNDPAPAAGEPRGSAEQRVQQVIEQIRPSIQADGGDVEFLELTDEGVVRIRLHGACVGCPSSSLTLQVGLERNLREHVPEVEAVEAID; this is translated from the coding sequence GTGGCCAAGGAACACAGCCTGCCGCAAGCCCAACAGAATGCTGCCGCCCGGGCGTCGAACGACCCCGCCCCCGCGGCTGGCGAGCCCCGTGGCTCGGCCGAGCAACGCGTCCAGCAGGTGATCGAGCAGATCCGTCCCAGCATCCAGGCGGACGGGGGGGACGTGGAGTTCCTGGAACTCACCGACGAGGGCGTGGTCCGCATCCGCCTGCACGGGGCATGCGTGGGCTGTCCGAGCAGCAGCCTGACGCTCCAGGTGGGCCTGGAGCGAAATCTGCGGGAGCACGTGCCCGAGGTCGAGGCGGTCGAGGCAATTGACTGA
- a CDS encoding PA2169 family four-helix-bundle protein: METITNLDKDTVGGVKSLVEINIDSSKGFETAAENIENADIAGYFRQCSARRAQFAEQLKRVVDVNNADVPEDGTAKGSIHRWWLDVRGTIQNGDEHAILAEAERGEDSIKNTYESVLKKTAGSPLNAVLTDQYASVKETHDTIRDMRDARA; this comes from the coding sequence ATGGAAACCATCACCAACCTCGATAAGGACACCGTGGGTGGTGTGAAGTCGCTTGTCGAGATCAACATCGACTCGAGCAAGGGCTTCGAGACCGCCGCGGAGAACATCGAGAACGCCGACATCGCCGGCTATTTCCGTCAGTGCTCGGCACGTCGTGCCCAGTTCGCCGAGCAGCTCAAGCGCGTTGTTGACGTCAATAACGCCGACGTTCCCGAGGATGGCACCGCCAAGGGGTCGATCCACCGCTGGTGGCTCGACGTGCGCGGCACCATCCAGAACGGCGACGAGCACGCCATCCTGGCCGAAGCCGAGCGAGGCGAGGACTCGATCAAGAACACGTACGAGTCCGTGCTGAAGAAGACCGCCGGCAGCCCGCTGAACGCCGTGCTGACCGACCAGTACGCCTCGGTCAAGGAAACGCACGACACCATCCGCGACATGCGCGACGCCCGGGCCTGA
- a CDS encoding GC-type dockerin domain-anchored protein: MTRMMRHALVLLPIASVCSTLCAQPGASCLDQRFRPDFEPRDLEFGSDVAISDEHLLIVDRFSEALIYTYRRDGSGEWVLRHTVSGGSGADVVLNGDRFITGDLSVDPDGGALIYEFDGDRWNQVAELPIGPGLSTPWGEHIAFTDGHAAIGNAGEDVVIFRDTGEDEWEFVEEIMSPDSPDRRSDFGDALAMDERFLFVGAPGEDIAGGQNGAIYVYEWGANGRPVLMQKLVPEPDDVGPRLGTALALQGDTLVAGARSLDTPEFDNLGCAFVYELVDGQWALQQRLLPDPPGRRIQGGWDVSLDGNVIAMGATSQFIEGASGIGTAHVFRKSAAGSWVHAAVIAPGVSAVSYAQSVNLGGGQLAVGASDSFFAGFEHGLAEVYDLDCLLCPPDLDADGALTIYDFLTYLNLFQDGDAQADFDGDGELTIFDFLAFQDAFQAGCE, encoded by the coding sequence ATGACACGAATGATGAGACATGCGCTTGTCCTGCTTCCGATCGCCTCTGTGTGCTCGACGCTCTGTGCTCAGCCTGGCGCAAGCTGCCTGGACCAGCGATTCCGCCCGGACTTCGAGCCGCGAGACCTTGAGTTTGGTTCCGACGTGGCAATCAGCGACGAGCACTTGCTCATCGTCGATCGTTTCAGCGAGGCGCTGATCTATACGTACCGCCGCGATGGATCCGGCGAGTGGGTACTGCGCCACACAGTTTCCGGCGGCTCAGGTGCGGACGTTGTGCTCAATGGCGACCGTTTCATCACAGGGGATCTAAGTGTCGATCCGGACGGCGGCGCGCTCATCTATGAGTTTGATGGTGACCGCTGGAATCAGGTCGCCGAGTTGCCGATCGGACCCGGCCTGTCCACTCCATGGGGCGAGCACATCGCGTTCACGGACGGGCACGCCGCGATCGGCAACGCCGGTGAGGACGTCGTGATCTTCCGCGACACGGGCGAGGACGAATGGGAATTCGTCGAGGAAATCATGTCGCCCGACAGCCCGGACCGGCGATCCGACTTCGGCGATGCGCTGGCGATGGACGAGCGTTTTCTGTTCGTGGGAGCGCCCGGCGAGGACATCGCCGGCGGCCAGAACGGGGCGATCTACGTCTATGAATGGGGCGCCAACGGTCGGCCCGTGCTCATGCAGAAGCTCGTGCCCGAGCCGGACGACGTCGGCCCGCGGCTCGGCACCGCACTGGCCCTCCAGGGCGACACGCTGGTTGCCGGGGCGCGGTCGCTCGACACGCCCGAATTCGACAACCTTGGCTGCGCGTTCGTCTACGAGTTGGTCGATGGGCAGTGGGCGCTCCAGCAGAGGCTCTTGCCCGACCCACCTGGGCGCCGCATCCAGGGGGGTTGGGATGTCTCGCTCGACGGCAACGTCATCGCTATGGGCGCGACCTCGCAGTTCATCGAGGGCGCATCGGGGATCGGAACCGCCCATGTATTCCGCAAGAGCGCGGCGGGCTCCTGGGTCCACGCCGCCGTCATCGCGCCGGGCGTGTCCGCCGTAAGCTACGCGCAGTCGGTCAACCTCGGCGGCGGCCAGCTCGCCGTGGGCGCCAGCGATTCGTTCTTCGCGGGCTTCGAGCATGGCCTTGCCGAGGTGTACGACCTCGACTGCCTCCTCTGCCCCCCCGACCTCGACGCCGACGGCGCCCTCACCATCTACGACTTCCTCACCTACCTCAACCTCTTCCAGGACGGCGACGCTCAGGCCGACTTCGACGGCGACGGCGAGCTGACCATCTTCGACTTCCTGGCGTTCCAGGACGCGTTCCAGGCGGGGTGCGAGTAG
- a CDS encoding DUF1328 domain-containing protein: MLGWALAFFIIAIIAAVFGFGGIASGAATIAQILFVIFLVLFVLSLIFGLVRRGSASARV, from the coding sequence ATGTTGGGTTGGGCACTCGCGTTCTTCATCATCGCCATCATCGCCGCCGTGTTCGGCTTTGGAGGAATCGCGTCGGGCGCCGCGACGATCGCGCAGATCCTCTTCGTCATCTTCCTCGTGCTGTTCGTGCTGTCGCTGATCTTCGGCCTCGTGCGCCGGGGCAGCGCCAGCGCCCGCGTCTAG
- the dapF gene encoding diaminopimelate epimerase — protein sequence MRFTKMHGLGNDYVYIDAVSEPALESLDWPSLSAYMSDRYTGIGGDGVILICPPRSRDCHARMRTFNADGSESGACGNGTRCVARFVRDRLGYTDATLRIESGRRVLESEPVGNDEVRVAMGEPGLAFADCHLNATELASTEPTAIDIEGRLLTFTPVSMGNPHAVAFETANQWLDRDLASDVRRLGPRIEHHPAFSQRTNAHLVRIESRTHAIVHTWERGAGPTRACGTGACAVLVAAVLAGTMDYAATLTLPGGDLQVSWTPQEAGGDGIVRQCGPATFVFDGTWIDRDSAHLAGAASPASFA from the coding sequence ATGCGGTTCACGAAGATGCACGGCTTGGGTAACGACTACGTTTACATCGATGCAGTCAGCGAGCCAGCATTGGAATCACTCGACTGGCCAAGCTTGAGTGCCTACATGAGCGATCGCTATACGGGGATCGGTGGCGACGGCGTCATCCTGATCTGCCCACCACGATCGCGCGACTGCCACGCCCGCATGCGCACGTTCAATGCCGATGGAAGCGAGTCGGGGGCCTGCGGCAATGGAACGCGCTGCGTTGCCCGCTTCGTGCGCGATCGTCTCGGATACACGGACGCCACCTTGCGCATCGAATCGGGACGTCGTGTGCTTGAGTCCGAACCAGTCGGCAACGACGAAGTTCGAGTTGCCATGGGGGAGCCAGGGCTTGCCTTTGCGGATTGCCATCTGAATGCAACAGAGCTTGCCTCAACCGAACCAACCGCAATCGATATCGAAGGCCGCCTGCTCACCTTCACGCCGGTCTCCATGGGCAACCCCCACGCGGTTGCGTTTGAGACCGCGAACCAATGGCTGGACCGCGACCTGGCGTCCGACGTGCGCCGACTCGGTCCACGAATCGAGCATCATCCCGCGTTTTCGCAGCGGACCAACGCCCACCTTGTTCGCATCGAATCGCGAACGCACGCCATCGTCCATACCTGGGAGCGCGGCGCCGGTCCGACCCGCGCTTGTGGCACCGGGGCATGCGCCGTGCTCGTCGCGGCCGTCCTCGCCGGAACCATGGATTACGCCGCGACGCTGACGCTCCCCGGCGGCGACTTGCAGGTTTCCTGGACGCCCCAAGAAGCCGGTGGCGATGGCATCGTTCGCCAGTGCGGCCCGGCAACGTTCGTCTTCGATGGCACGTGGATTGACAGGGACTCCGCACACCTCGCCGGTGCAGCATCTCCCGCATCCTTCGCTTAG
- a CDS encoding aminotransferase class I/II-fold pyridoxal phosphate-dependent enzyme, with amino-acid sequence MGHVTNSNSTDPFGPPAFCPSIGRGGGDGEPLTATIAQSTTFRRDGVGSNPPHQYSRVSNPTVAVLEDALGRLEHAPPAACFGTGLAAETALFLAVLRAGDHVVCGRSVYGGTVRLLREVLPGLGIEATFVDTTDVNAVRREVRGNTRLIFVETPSNPVLEVSDVRSIAAVAQEAGALLAVDNTFQTALLQQPLDLGVDVSVYSTTKFIDGHSIALGGALVSRDEKLLERIRFIRKCTGAIQSPFNAWATINGLKTLPLRLERQSATALEIARWLDAHEAIEVVNYPGLATGAARELAERQHLPVGQSGAPCHGAVLSFEVRGGLDAARIVAESLELCTLVEHVGSVETLITHPATMTHADVPAQHRRACGIADGLLRLSVGLEPAAAILADLERAIAAARRKTGSESSSDLVSTEGVAACAGV; translated from the coding sequence ATGGGACACGTTACCAATTCCAATTCGACCGATCCGTTCGGCCCGCCCGCCTTCTGCCCGAGCATCGGCCGCGGCGGGGGCGACGGCGAGCCGCTGACCGCCACCATCGCCCAGAGCACCACGTTCCGCCGGGATGGCGTGGGCAGCAATCCGCCCCACCAGTATTCGCGCGTCAGCAATCCGACCGTCGCGGTGCTCGAGGACGCCCTGGGCCGGCTCGAGCACGCCCCGCCGGCGGCGTGCTTCGGCACGGGCCTGGCCGCCGAGACGGCCCTGTTCCTGGCCGTGCTGCGGGCGGGCGACCACGTCGTGTGCGGGCGGTCGGTCTATGGCGGCACGGTCCGCCTGCTCCGCGAGGTCCTGCCCGGCCTGGGCATCGAGGCGACCTTCGTCGACACGACCGACGTGAACGCCGTGCGGCGCGAAGTCCGCGGCAATACCAGGCTGATCTTCGTCGAGACGCCCAGCAACCCGGTGCTGGAAGTCAGCGACGTCCGGTCCATCGCCGCCGTCGCGCAGGAGGCCGGGGCGCTGCTGGCGGTCGACAACACGTTCCAGACCGCCTTGCTGCAGCAACCGCTCGACCTGGGCGTCGACGTCTCGGTGTACTCGACGACCAAGTTCATCGACGGCCACTCGATCGCCCTGGGCGGCGCGCTGGTTTCGCGTGACGAGAAGCTGCTCGAGCGCATCCGCTTCATCCGCAAGTGCACCGGCGCCATCCAGAGCCCCTTCAACGCGTGGGCGACCATCAACGGACTCAAGACCCTGCCCCTGCGGCTGGAACGCCAGAGCGCGACCGCGCTGGAGATCGCCCGCTGGCTGGATGCGCACGAGGCCATCGAGGTCGTCAACTACCCCGGTCTGGCCACCGGCGCGGCCCGGGAACTGGCCGAGCGCCAGCACCTGCCCGTTGGCCAAAGCGGCGCACCATGCCACGGCGCGGTGCTCAGCTTCGAGGTGCGCGGCGGGCTCGATGCCGCCCGCATCGTCGCCGAGTCGCTGGAACTGTGCACGCTGGTCGAGCACGTGGGCTCGGTCGAGACGCTCATCACCCACCCGGCCACGATGACCCACGCCGACGTGCCCGCGCAGCACCGCCGCGCGTGCGGCATCGCCGACGGGCTCCTGCGCTTGAGCGTCGGGCTCGAACCGGCGGCGGCGATCCTCGCCGACCTGGAACGGGCCATCGCCGCCGCGCGCCGCAAGACGGGCAGCGAGTCCTCCAGCGACTTGGTCAGCACGGAGGGGGTGGCCGCATGTGCGGGCGTGTGA
- a CDS encoding aspartate-semialdehyde dehydrogenase, which translates to MTRAESPLAGTTIAVVGAYGLVGREALSILAGAGVPIDRIRAFGSQRSAGTPVAYGPGEVVIARLEPGALQDCGIAIFCTDADTARAFIPQATAAGVRVVDNSSAYRLDPSTPLVVPEVNGGLLDDGPLLVANPNCSTILLLLAVEPVRRAFGVQAVLASTYQAVSGAGRAAVEELFEQSRRLLDGDEPRPDVFPVSCAFNVFPHESPVDPASGLNVEEAKIIAESRKILGAPDLDVVPTCVRVPVERCHSQSVTLELERPATMGALAEIFGSFPGVAFNGDPEALITPRAIAGSDLVSISRPRLSRNGRRLGLWTCGDQLRKGAALNAIQIAERLVAQHVG; encoded by the coding sequence GTGACGCGCGCTGAATCACCGCTGGCCGGCACGACCATCGCGGTCGTCGGCGCGTACGGGCTCGTGGGCCGCGAAGCGCTCTCGATCCTCGCCGGCGCGGGCGTGCCCATTGATCGGATCCGCGCGTTCGGCTCGCAGCGATCGGCCGGGACGCCGGTTGCCTATGGCCCGGGCGAGGTGGTCATCGCCCGCCTGGAACCGGGCGCCCTGCAGGACTGCGGCATCGCCATCTTCTGCACGGACGCGGACACCGCCCGGGCGTTCATTCCCCAAGCAACGGCCGCGGGCGTGCGGGTCGTGGACAACTCGTCGGCGTACCGGTTGGATCCGTCCACGCCGCTGGTGGTGCCCGAGGTCAATGGCGGCCTGCTCGACGATGGCCCCCTGCTGGTGGCCAACCCGAACTGCTCGACGATCCTCCTGCTGCTGGCGGTCGAGCCGGTTCGTCGCGCCTTTGGCGTCCAGGCGGTGCTTGCCTCGACCTACCAGGCCGTCTCGGGTGCCGGGCGCGCGGCGGTCGAAGAACTCTTCGAGCAGTCACGGCGCCTCCTGGACGGAGACGAGCCGCGCCCGGACGTCTTCCCGGTCTCGTGCGCATTCAACGTGTTTCCGCACGAATCCCCCGTCGATCCGGCGTCGGGCCTGAACGTCGAGGAAGCCAAGATCATCGCCGAGAGCCGCAAGATCCTCGGCGCGCCCGATCTGGACGTCGTACCCACGTGCGTTCGCGTGCCGGTCGAGCGGTGCCATAGCCAGTCGGTGACGCTCGAACTGGAGCGGCCGGCGACGATGGGGGCGTTGGCGGAGATCTTCGGTTCGTTCCCCGGCGTGGCCTTCAACGGCGATCCCGAAGCCCTGATCACACCGCGGGCGATCGCCGGGAGCGATCTGGTGTCCATCTCGCGGCCGAGGCTGTCTCGCAACGGGCGTCGACTCGGCCTGTGGACCTGCGGAGACCAGCTCCGCAAGGGGGCGGCCCTGAACGCCATCCAGATCGCCGAACGGCTCGTCGCTCAGCACGTGGGCTAG
- a CDS encoding M20/M25/M40 family metallo-hydrolase: protein MTTERKKPEMQLTSEERLACDIIESKAGFLLEDLGRHVETPTGPGGGDGIKASRLIFTERMKKLGASDSLVEGDPRPTWLRGSAADGVPPTAVLERLRPGMRRVLIAGHLDTVHPADGPFRELSIAADGKTAVGPGCVDMKGGLVIAACALESLEEAGVKASWTYMLNADEETGSYHSEAALREQARRHDFGIALEPALPGGELAIERMGSGQFMIETVGRSSHVGRDFRGGVSAVTALARALVAVGEMADPRREDSYIMSVGPIEGGSATNAVPDHAAAWGNARYPNADVAEQMGAALDDLATPHKVCEGDDAAVIVRRSFNRPAKPRIPGTDSLALLARTVAESLAQRLPFASTGGVCDGNILQDAGLPTIDTLGVRGGGLHTPSEWIELASLVERCQLLAILVARLSREGDRK, encoded by the coding sequence GTGACCACCGAACGCAAGAAGCCGGAAATGCAGCTCACCAGCGAAGAACGCCTTGCCTGCGACATCATCGAGTCCAAGGCAGGGTTTCTGCTCGAAGACCTGGGCCGCCACGTCGAGACGCCCACGGGGCCCGGCGGGGGCGACGGCATCAAGGCGTCTCGATTGATCTTCACCGAACGGATGAAGAAGCTCGGCGCCAGCGATTCGCTCGTCGAAGGCGACCCACGCCCCACGTGGCTGCGAGGCAGCGCAGCCGACGGCGTCCCCCCCACGGCCGTACTCGAACGCTTGCGACCGGGCATGCGCCGCGTGCTCATCGCCGGACACCTGGACACCGTGCACCCCGCCGACGGGCCATTCCGTGAGCTCTCCATCGCCGCGGATGGCAAGACCGCCGTCGGACCGGGCTGCGTCGACATGAAGGGCGGGCTGGTCATCGCGGCATGCGCGCTCGAGAGCCTCGAGGAGGCAGGCGTCAAAGCGAGTTGGACCTACATGCTCAACGCGGACGAGGAAACAGGGAGCTACCACAGCGAAGCGGCCCTGCGCGAACAGGCGCGCCGGCACGACTTCGGCATCGCACTCGAGCCGGCGCTGCCCGGCGGCGAACTGGCCATCGAGCGCATGGGCAGTGGACAGTTCATGATCGAGACCGTCGGGCGATCGTCGCACGTCGGGCGCGACTTTCGCGGGGGTGTGAGCGCGGTGACTGCCCTGGCCCGCGCGCTCGTCGCCGTCGGGGAGATGGCCGATCCAAGGCGAGAGGACTCCTACATCATGAGCGTCGGACCCATCGAAGGCGGGTCTGCGACCAATGCCGTCCCGGACCATGCCGCCGCATGGGGTAACGCGCGATATCCAAACGCGGACGTTGCCGAACAGATGGGCGCCGCTCTCGACGACCTGGCAACACCACATAAGGTCTGCGAGGGCGACGACGCCGCCGTCATCGTTCGCCGATCATTCAATCGCCCAGCGAAGCCACGCATCCCCGGGACCGACTCGCTCGCGCTGCTTGCGCGAACGGTCGCGGAATCGCTCGCACAAAGACTGCCATTTGCAAGCACCGGTGGCGTTTGCGACGGCAATATCCTCCAGGACGCAGGATTGCCCACGATCGATACGCTGGGCGTTCGCGGCGGTGGACTCCACACGCCCAGCGAGTGGATTGAACTGGCAAGCCTGGTGGAACGATGCCAGTTGCTCGCGATCCTTGTCGCACGGCTCAGCCGCGAAGGCGACCGCAAATAG